The Sphingomonas alpina genome has a segment encoding these proteins:
- a CDS encoding CocE/NonD family hydrolase: MCTGSFLKAAMTALLLTAAAPAVAAPDQHGPIIFDGYHRGIQVYELSIAQVDGQERYTLKRKDVRRNIWNPAVTVSAEDLAKSASALPLDGAVKVFPSLLSRLGAVDWSKLQLASIPGETTVYARQRTLRKTVDGAAATADYWGAKDASDPMDLVIGSNNDILAAIDVNADTVMVKRGYEAFTTVAAWRDPKVSQPRYGYRALDLQMMPTRSGVRLATRVYLPDGDAKGPFPTILVRNPYGISSLIDRYEQYVVRGYAVVVQAVRGTAYWDPESKSEGSLRLQVQEPDDGADTLQWVTKQPWSNGSICMQGLSYHGYTQWAATMARNPALKCIIPESTLGTAFGDQPYMGGTFVEGSPFYLFWMLGKKLLPGRTWPDVLRHRPLKDMDVYATGEDLPLWNATVAHSRNDDYWRGQDWFQGDHPRNFASFSISGWFDDDFAGTRSTWAMMQKYGTQPNRLLIGPWKHSYNHDRALNGYSFGIDALRDDIWLTKQKWYDHYLKGVDNGVTDPVVQYFVLGSNEWRTARSWPPAEVQAQNWYFHSSGNAALHTDDGRLTPSEPKSAEAPDAYVYDPADAPKNWYTFDLMGDYQDVQTFPYDFKDIEARSDVATYTSAPLAQDLTIAGNIKLVLYASADVKDTDWWAHISDVAPDNSSKRLSVGVIRARFRKLDDSDYQVFGSNFTREDLLSGSLKDIVRYEISLRAIANTFAKGHRIRIAVMNAQENYSFPNSNTGGDEALVVKSIPGRMRIHHSSVAASHVILPVLPAAKP; this comes from the coding sequence ATGTGCACCGGGAGTTTTCTGAAAGCGGCGATGACGGCGCTGTTGCTGACCGCGGCCGCTCCGGCCGTCGCGGCGCCGGATCAGCATGGGCCGATCATCTTCGATGGATACCATCGCGGGATTCAGGTTTATGAACTGTCGATCGCGCAGGTCGATGGCCAGGAACGCTACACGCTGAAGCGCAAGGATGTGCGCCGAAACATCTGGAATCCAGCCGTCACCGTCAGCGCGGAGGACCTCGCCAAAAGCGCCAGCGCGCTGCCGCTCGACGGCGCGGTAAAGGTGTTTCCAAGCTTGCTCTCCAGGCTTGGCGCCGTGGACTGGAGCAAGCTCCAGCTCGCATCGATCCCCGGCGAAACCACCGTCTATGCCCGACAAAGAACGCTCCGCAAGACAGTCGATGGCGCCGCCGCCACGGCCGATTATTGGGGCGCGAAAGACGCCAGCGACCCGATGGATCTGGTGATCGGTTCGAACAATGACATTCTCGCCGCGATCGACGTCAACGCCGACACCGTGATGGTGAAGCGCGGCTATGAAGCCTTCACCACCGTCGCGGCATGGCGCGATCCGAAAGTCTCGCAGCCGCGTTACGGCTATCGCGCGCTCGACCTGCAGATGATGCCGACGCGGTCGGGCGTCCGGCTCGCGACGCGCGTCTATCTGCCCGACGGCGACGCCAAGGGCCCCTTCCCCACCATTCTGGTGCGCAATCCTTATGGCATTTCCAGCCTGATCGATCGCTATGAGCAATATGTCGTGCGCGGCTACGCGGTGGTCGTGCAGGCGGTGCGCGGGACCGCCTATTGGGATCCGGAATCAAAGTCGGAGGGCTCGTTGCGATTGCAGGTGCAGGAGCCCGATGACGGCGCCGACACCCTGCAATGGGTAACGAAGCAGCCCTGGTCGAACGGCTCGATCTGCATGCAGGGCCTGTCCTATCACGGCTATACCCAATGGGCCGCGACGATGGCGCGCAATCCGGCGCTGAAATGCATCATCCCCGAAAGCACGCTCGGCACCGCCTTCGGCGATCAACCCTATATGGGCGGCACTTTCGTTGAAGGGTCACCCTTCTATCTCTTCTGGATGCTCGGCAAGAAATTGCTGCCGGGACGCACCTGGCCCGATGTGCTGCGCCACCGCCCGCTAAAAGACATGGATGTCTATGCGACGGGCGAGGATCTGCCGCTATGGAACGCGACCGTCGCGCATTCGCGCAACGATGACTATTGGCGCGGGCAGGACTGGTTCCAGGGCGATCACCCACGCAATTTCGCCAGCTTCTCGATCAGCGGCTGGTTCGACGATGATTTCGCCGGGACGCGCAGCACCTGGGCGATGATGCAGAAATACGGCACACAGCCCAACCGCCTGCTGATCGGCCCGTGGAAGCACAGCTATAATCACGACCGCGCGCTCAACGGCTACAGCTTCGGGATCGATGCACTGCGCGACGATATCTGGCTGACCAAGCAGAAATGGTATGATCATTATCTGAAGGGCGTGGACAACGGCGTCACCGACCCGGTCGTGCAATATTTCGTCCTCGGCAGCAACGAATGGCGAACCGCCAGATCCTGGCCGCCCGCCGAGGTCCAGGCGCAGAACTGGTATTTCCACAGCAGCGGCAATGCGGCGCTGCACACCGATGACGGCCGGCTCACGCCGAGCGAGCCGAAAAGCGCCGAGGCACCCGATGCCTATGTTTATGACCCGGCCGATGCGCCGAAGAACTGGTACACGTTCGACCTGATGGGCGACTATCAAGACGTCCAGACTTTTCCGTATGATTTCAAGGATATCGAAGCACGGAGCGATGTCGCGACCTATACCAGCGCACCGCTGGCGCAAGACCTCACCATCGCCGGCAATATCAAGCTGGTCCTTTACGCCTCGGCCGATGTCAAAGACACCGACTGGTGGGCGCATATCAGCGACGTCGCGCCCGACAATTCCTCGAAGCGACTGAGCGTCGGCGTGATCCGGGCCCGCTTCAGGAAGCTGGACGATAGCGACTATCAAGTGTTCGGCAGCAACTTCACGCGCGAAGATTTGTTGAGCGGCAGCCTCAAGGACATTGTCCGCTACGAGATCAGCCTGCGGGCCATCGCCAACACCTTCGCCAAGGGCCACCGCATCCGCATTGCCGTGATGAACGCGCAGGAGAATTACTCCTTCCCGAACTCCAACACCGGCGGCGACGAAGCCTTGGTCGTGAAGAGCATTCCGGGCCGGATGCGCATCCATCACAGCAGCGTGGCTGCAAGCCATGTCATCCTGCCGGTGCTGCCGGCCGCAAAACCATGA